A window of Prolixibacter sp. SD074 contains these coding sequences:
- a CDS encoding lipopolysaccharide biosynthesis protein, protein MGIIIKQTIRGSIWSYAGVLLGFLNLAILSPKIFSAEEIGLTQVLIAISTILAQFSGLGFQDVTNRLFPFFRNNKQHHNGYLFLVMAVSATGFILVSIFLYFFTPYLVTQNLNKSPLLSEYAFYIWPLVFFFLFFAVFDNYNKVLYNIVLGTFLKDFLLRLLNLGIILLYYFDVVDFARYVLLFVIIQSVPPLVLSLYLIRKKKFNLRPQLHFITPELKKQILLLCVFGIISGLSSFALINIDKYMVNAYIDLKAAGIYSVTFYFGTLIMIPSRVMNKAVVPIISESWKANNMAKIDDVLVKSSINQFLFGLLLFAGIWGNLHNIFRILPENYENGQWVIFFISMANLITVSTGSSIMVLNTSHYYRFQAYFMFLLITLVVISNILLIPVLGITGAALASMISTLIYSAVRLIFLKIKFGLWPWKLQHLSGIAIAVISYGAGTLIPSNSNLFADILVRSLVILVVYIVLVYFLKLSTDFNHIINKQLGKSRE, encoded by the coding sequence GTGGGAATAATCATCAAACAAACCATTCGAGGTTCCATCTGGTCGTACGCCGGCGTTTTGCTCGGTTTTTTGAACCTGGCCATCTTATCTCCCAAAATTTTTTCGGCGGAAGAAATTGGACTGACGCAGGTGCTGATTGCCATATCCACCATTCTGGCGCAGTTCTCCGGACTGGGTTTTCAGGATGTCACCAACCGGTTGTTCCCCTTTTTCCGAAATAATAAACAACATCACAATGGCTATCTATTTCTTGTGATGGCTGTTTCGGCTACCGGGTTTATCCTGGTTTCGATTTTCTTGTACTTCTTCACTCCTTACCTAGTCACGCAAAACCTGAATAAATCACCTTTACTTTCAGAGTATGCTTTTTATATCTGGCCCCTGGTTTTCTTTTTCCTGTTCTTCGCAGTATTCGACAATTACAACAAAGTCCTTTACAATATCGTTCTGGGTACCTTCCTCAAGGATTTCCTGCTAAGATTACTCAACCTTGGCATCATTTTGTTGTACTATTTCGATGTTGTTGATTTTGCCAGATATGTGTTGTTGTTTGTGATTATTCAATCTGTGCCGCCACTGGTTCTTAGTTTATACCTAATCCGTAAAAAGAAATTCAATCTTCGTCCACAGCTCCATTTTATCACGCCGGAACTGAAAAAACAAATTCTGTTGCTCTGCGTTTTCGGAATCATTTCGGGTCTCAGCAGCTTTGCCCTGATCAACATCGACAAGTACATGGTGAATGCCTACATCGATTTGAAAGCTGCCGGAATTTATTCGGTTACCTTCTATTTCGGAACGTTGATTATGATTCCTTCGCGGGTGATGAACAAGGCGGTGGTACCAATCATCTCCGAGTCATGGAAAGCCAACAACATGGCAAAAATCGACGACGTGCTGGTAAAAAGCAGTATCAACCAGTTTCTTTTCGGATTATTACTATTTGCAGGAATTTGGGGAAACCTGCATAATATTTTTCGCATCCTGCCGGAGAATTATGAGAACGGCCAGTGGGTCATCTTTTTTATTAGCATGGCTAATTTGATCACAGTTTCGACCGGTAGCAGTATAATGGTCCTCAACACATCGCACTATTACAGGTTCCAGGCTTATTTTATGTTTCTGCTCATAACGCTCGTCGTGATTTCCAATATCCTGCTAATCCCTGTGCTGGGAATAACGGGTGCAGCATTAGCATCGATGATATCGACACTCATCTATTCAGCGGTTCGTCTGATTTTCCTAAAAATAAAATTTGGACTATGGCCGTGGAAACTACAGCATCTGTCGGGCATTGCTATTGCCGTTATCAGCTACGGTGCCGGAACGCTAATCCCTTCGAACTCTAATCTCTTCGCCGACATTCTTGTTCGCAGTCTGGTTATTCTGGTTGTTTATATTGTGCTGGTTTATTTCCTGAAATTGAGTACCGATTTCAACCACATCATCAATAAACAACTGGGTAAAAGCAGGGAATAG
- a CDS encoding YfhO family protein encodes MKKISRKAGLPYVVAILLFFVLSLIYFSPAIEGQKLAQHDNFTYKGMSKEIRDYNRSHDDVALWTNSMFGGMPSYLVALPITKTIFSPLHKVVTLFNLNPFYFLFLYFVGFYIALLLFGVDPWLGIIGAIAFGFSSYDIIIIAAGHNSKAIAIGYMAPIIGGLYYAFRKNRWGGGLIMAIFLGLQIFASHLQITYYTLLLVLVFGITGLVMAIRRKQLVPFAKTAGVLAFLALLAVGANMTRLWTTYEYGKFSIRGKSELTNDQHNKTSGLDKDYATAWSYGKAETFTLMIPNFNGGSSTGGFDTNSKTYQTLRENNVPNSRQIVKQLPGYWGPQPFTSGPVYVGAIICFLFVLGLILVKGPLKWWLVVATVLSITLAWGKNFMPLTDFFLDHVPGYNKFRTVSMILVIAGFTIPLLGFLALKKLLSGDVSKKEWLYAVKWAFGITAGFSLLFALIPGLAGTFTGPQDAQLPGWLLESLQEDRRAMLRSDAFRSLIFIVLFAAVLWGTYEKKITRRNGLVLMGVLILVDFWGVDRRYLNKDNFVTPRQAKQQFTETTADKAILKDKDPDYRVLNMTVSTFNDATTSYYFKSIGGYHGAKMRRYQELIEYHLQHEMQTLGSRLKAMKSNNDMDSLFVGLNSINMMNTRYVIVNPNGAPLRNPLALGDAWLVKGFRMVNNADQEIAALNMINPADQAVIDKRFAPEVKNVQIQYDPNAQLKLTSYSPNEIDYHYKGQGNQMAVFSEIYYPKGWNVYIDGKKVPYFRTDYVLRGMVLPAGDYDIQFKFQPVSYRLGNTISMASSAILLLLLLGMGVREFVRRKQANA; translated from the coding sequence ATGAAGAAAATTTCCCGTAAAGCAGGATTACCCTACGTGGTCGCAATTCTGTTATTTTTTGTTCTGTCTCTGATTTATTTTTCGCCGGCAATCGAAGGCCAAAAGCTTGCCCAGCACGACAATTTCACCTACAAGGGAATGTCAAAAGAAATCAGGGATTATAACCGTTCGCACGATGATGTGGCTCTATGGACGAACAGTATGTTTGGAGGAATGCCTTCCTATTTGGTTGCCCTGCCCATCACGAAAACTATTTTCTCGCCATTGCATAAAGTAGTGACGCTTTTTAATCTGAATCCGTTCTATTTCCTTTTTCTCTATTTTGTCGGATTTTACATTGCTCTCTTGCTATTTGGCGTTGATCCATGGCTTGGAATAATTGGGGCCATTGCCTTCGGATTTTCCTCGTACGACATCATCATCATAGCGGCGGGGCATAACAGTAAGGCCATTGCCATCGGTTATATGGCGCCGATTATTGGCGGTTTATACTATGCTTTTCGAAAGAACCGTTGGGGCGGGGGCCTGATTATGGCAATTTTTCTCGGACTGCAAATCTTTGCCAGTCACTTACAGATAACCTATTACACGCTATTACTCGTCCTGGTGTTTGGTATTACCGGATTAGTTATGGCTATTCGGAGGAAGCAGCTCGTTCCGTTTGCCAAAACGGCCGGGGTGCTTGCATTCCTTGCCTTGCTGGCTGTTGGTGCCAATATGACCCGTTTATGGACGACCTATGAGTATGGAAAATTTTCCATCCGTGGGAAATCGGAATTAACGAATGATCAGCATAATAAAACATCCGGGTTGGATAAGGATTATGCCACCGCGTGGAGTTACGGAAAGGCCGAGACCTTTACCCTGATGATTCCGAATTTCAACGGAGGCTCGTCGACCGGAGGTTTCGATACGAACTCGAAGACCTATCAAACATTGCGGGAGAACAATGTCCCCAATTCCCGGCAAATTGTAAAACAGCTTCCCGGTTACTGGGGCCCGCAACCGTTTACTTCCGGGCCGGTCTATGTCGGGGCCATTATCTGTTTCCTCTTCGTTCTCGGTTTAATTTTGGTAAAAGGGCCGCTGAAATGGTGGCTGGTTGTGGCGACTGTTCTCTCGATTACCCTGGCCTGGGGAAAGAATTTCATGCCGCTGACCGATTTCTTCCTGGACCATGTTCCCGGTTACAATAAGTTCCGGACCGTGTCGATGATTTTAGTGATTGCCGGTTTCACGATTCCGTTGCTCGGATTTTTGGCGTTGAAGAAGTTGTTGAGCGGAGACGTGAGCAAAAAAGAGTGGCTCTACGCTGTCAAATGGGCCTTCGGCATCACAGCCGGATTTTCCCTGCTGTTTGCTTTAATTCCCGGTCTGGCCGGGACCTTCACAGGACCGCAGGATGCACAACTGCCAGGTTGGTTACTGGAGTCGCTTCAGGAGGATCGGCGAGCCATGCTGCGCAGTGATGCCTTTCGGTCATTGATTTTTATTGTACTTTTTGCTGCCGTGCTTTGGGGAACCTATGAGAAGAAAATAACCAGGCGAAATGGCCTGGTACTGATGGGCGTTCTTATTCTGGTCGATTTCTGGGGCGTCGATCGCCGTTACCTGAACAAGGATAATTTTGTGACCCCTCGTCAGGCGAAACAACAGTTTACTGAAACAACAGCCGATAAAGCAATTCTCAAAGACAAAGATCCGGATTACCGGGTACTGAATATGACGGTGAGCACCTTCAATGATGCCACTACCTCGTATTATTTTAAATCCATTGGAGGTTATCACGGGGCCAAAATGCGCCGTTACCAGGAACTGATTGAATACCATCTTCAGCACGAAATGCAAACATTGGGCAGCCGACTGAAAGCGATGAAAAGCAACAATGACATGGATTCGTTATTCGTGGGCTTGAATTCCATTAACATGATGAATACCAGATATGTGATTGTCAATCCGAATGGCGCGCCACTTAGAAACCCATTGGCGCTTGGGGACGCGTGGCTGGTAAAAGGTTTCCGTATGGTGAATAATGCCGATCAGGAGATTGCGGCTTTAAATATGATCAATCCGGCTGACCAGGCAGTCATCGACAAACGGTTTGCACCGGAAGTGAAGAATGTTCAGATACAATATGATCCAAATGCGCAGCTGAAGTTAACTTCCTATTCACCCAATGAGATAGATTATCACTACAAAGGACAAGGAAATCAGATGGCGGTTTTCTCTGAAATTTATTACCCCAAAGGGTGGAATGTTTACATCGATGGTAAGAAAGTGCCCTATTTCCGCACCGATTATGTTTTAAGAGGAATGGTATTGCCTGCAGGTGATTATGATATTCAATTCAAATTCCAGCCGGTTTCCTATCGTTTGGGTAACACTATTTCGATGGCCAGTTCAGCCATTCTCCTTCTTTTGTTGTTAGGTATGGGAGTGAGAGAATTCGTCCGGAGAAAGCAGGCAAACGCATAA
- a CDS encoding ABC transporter permease — MSKRKPKRLKRRLFSSYFTTTLSIAIVLFLFGLMGLLLLNAKRLSDYVKENIGVTLILNDNARDVDVIRLQKKLDATDYIKSTRFVDKATAAKELKKELGEDFVDFLGYNPLLSSIDVKVYASYANPDSLALLEKKFLEYPEVNEVHYQRNLVRQLNRNVNKLSVMLAVLSLLMLVIFVALINNAIRLSIYSRRFLINTMQLIGATRGFIRRPFMSKGVLHGIYGAIIASIMLLGLVFSYQKELKAVIDFQNMETMGILLGLVFVLGILISGVSTFFAVNKFLRLKFDELFY; from the coding sequence ATGTCAAAAAGAAAGCCCAAAAGACTTAAACGGCGATTATTCAGTTCGTATTTTACCACAACATTGAGTATTGCCATAGTCCTTTTTCTGTTTGGACTAATGGGACTGTTGTTGTTGAATGCTAAACGGTTGTCCGATTATGTAAAGGAAAATATCGGGGTAACCCTGATTTTGAATGACAATGCACGTGACGTGGATGTGATTCGTCTTCAGAAAAAACTCGATGCGACCGATTACATCAAATCGACACGTTTTGTTGATAAAGCCACGGCGGCAAAAGAGCTGAAGAAAGAGCTGGGCGAAGATTTTGTCGACTTTTTGGGATACAATCCGTTGCTTTCGTCCATTGATGTGAAAGTGTATGCCAGTTATGCCAATCCCGACAGCCTGGCCTTGCTCGAAAAGAAATTTCTGGAATATCCCGAGGTGAACGAGGTGCATTACCAGCGAAATTTGGTGAGACAGCTCAACCGGAACGTGAATAAATTAAGTGTCATGCTTGCCGTGCTCAGCCTGCTGATGTTGGTCATTTTTGTGGCGCTCATTAACAATGCCATTCGGTTGTCGATCTACTCCCGGAGGTTTCTTATCAATACCATGCAACTTATCGGGGCCACGCGCGGATTTATCCGAAGGCCCTTCATGTCGAAAGGTGTTTTGCATGGCATTTATGGCGCCATTATCGCTTCTATCATGTTGTTGGGATTGGTATTCTCGTACCAGAAAGAATTAAAAGCGGTGATTGATTTTCAGAACATGGAAACCATGGGCATCCTGTTGGGACTTGTGTTCGTGCTGGGTATTCTGATTTCGGGGGTATCAACTTTTTTTGCCGTTAACAAATTTTTACGGTTGAAATTTGATGAACTTTTTTATTGA
- a CDS encoding DUF3098 domain-containing protein: MANNSEKLKNQGFALGRQNYRLLVIGFLIIMMGFVLMVGGKSDDPNVFNPDQIFSFRRITLAPMVALFGFLFEIYAIMKKSKTEEEA, from the coding sequence ATGGCCAACAATTCGGAAAAATTAAAGAATCAGGGCTTTGCCTTGGGACGACAAAACTATCGCCTGCTTGTCATAGGTTTTCTGATCATCATGATGGGATTTGTCCTGATGGTCGGTGGGAAGAGCGACGATCCCAACGTGTTCAATCCCGACCAGATATTCAGCTTTCGCCGGATAACACTCGCTCCCATGGTGGCGCTCTTTGGATTTCTTTTTGAAATTTATGCCATCATGAAGAAGTCGAAAACCGAAGAAGAGGCTTAA
- the truB gene encoding tRNA pseudouridine(55) synthase TruB — translation MAEEAKVFDFKGGEILVFDKPLEWTSFDLVQKVRNNLCRKMHIKKLKVGHAGTLDPMATGVMVLCTGKATKRIEELQAGEKEYIATLKLGATTPSFDRETNEDATFDTGHITEELFRETVQKFIGTIAQVPPEYSAVKVEGQRAYELARKGQTVELKPKILVVKEIDVLQFAMPEAKLRIVCGKGTYIRALARDIGQALNCGAYLTGLQRTRVGDFKLGNAKQIDEFLESLKDMAIAEE, via the coding sequence ATGGCTGAAGAGGCGAAAGTATTTGATTTTAAGGGGGGAGAAATTCTTGTTTTTGATAAACCACTCGAATGGACATCGTTCGATTTGGTGCAAAAAGTCAGGAATAACCTTTGCCGGAAAATGCATATAAAAAAGTTGAAAGTGGGGCATGCCGGAACGCTTGATCCCATGGCAACGGGAGTTATGGTGCTATGTACCGGAAAGGCCACCAAAAGAATTGAAGAGCTGCAGGCGGGGGAGAAGGAGTACATTGCAACGCTGAAGCTGGGGGCCACTACCCCTTCGTTCGATCGGGAAACAAATGAAGATGCCACGTTTGATACCGGGCACATTACGGAAGAATTATTCAGGGAAACCGTGCAGAAGTTTATCGGGACCATAGCACAGGTCCCACCTGAATACTCGGCAGTAAAAGTTGAAGGTCAGCGGGCTTACGAGTTGGCGAGGAAAGGACAAACGGTTGAACTGAAACCGAAAATTCTTGTTGTAAAGGAGATCGACGTATTGCAGTTTGCTATGCCCGAAGCCAAACTTCGCATTGTATGCGGAAAAGGTACGTACATCAGGGCGCTGGCGAGGGATATTGGTCAGGCACTGAACTGCGGGGCTTACCTGACCGGCTTACAGCGTACCCGCGTGGGTGATTTTAAGCTGGGAAACGCGAAACAAATTGACGAGTTCCTCGAATCGTTGAAAGATATGGCAATAGCCGAAGAGTAG
- the queA gene encoding tRNA preQ1(34) S-adenosylmethionine ribosyltransferase-isomerase QueA, whose translation MKLSKFKYNLPENLIALHPAPNRDESRMMVLHRETGEIEHKTFKDIIDYFENEDVMVFNNTKVFPARLYGNKEKTGAKIEVFLLRELNREQRLWDVLVDPARKIRIGNKLYFGDDDLLVAEVIDNTTSRGRTLRFLFDGPYEEFKKTLYSLGQTPLPKFIDRPVEEADAERYQTIFAKHEGAVAAPTAGLHFSRELLKRLEIKGVDFAEITLHVGLGNFRSVDVEDLTKHKMDSEQIWINDKATKQVNGAKKSKHRVCAVGTTVMRTLESSVSTMGTLKPFEGWTNKFIFPPYEFSVADSMVSNFHLPLSTLLMMVAAFGGYDTVMNAYQVAIKEKYRFGTYGDAMLII comes from the coding sequence ATGAAGTTATCAAAATTTAAGTACAATCTTCCTGAAAATCTGATTGCATTGCATCCGGCGCCAAACCGTGATGAATCTCGGATGATGGTTCTGCATCGTGAAACCGGAGAGATCGAGCATAAAACTTTCAAAGATATTATCGATTATTTCGAAAATGAAGATGTAATGGTATTCAACAATACCAAGGTTTTCCCGGCAAGGTTGTATGGTAATAAAGAGAAGACAGGCGCGAAAATCGAAGTATTTTTGCTTCGCGAACTGAACCGTGAGCAGCGTTTATGGGATGTGCTGGTTGACCCGGCACGTAAAATCCGTATCGGGAACAAATTGTATTTTGGCGATGACGACCTGTTGGTGGCCGAAGTTATTGACAATACCACTTCCCGCGGGCGTACCCTCCGCTTTCTGTTCGACGGTCCGTACGAAGAGTTTAAAAAGACCCTTTACAGTTTGGGTCAAACGCCGCTTCCCAAGTTCATCGACCGGCCGGTTGAAGAGGCTGATGCCGAACGGTATCAAACCATCTTTGCCAAGCACGAAGGAGCTGTTGCCGCACCAACTGCCGGCCTGCACTTCAGTCGTGAATTGCTGAAGCGGCTGGAGATTAAAGGTGTCGATTTTGCCGAGATTACACTGCATGTAGGTTTGGGTAACTTCCGTAGCGTCGATGTGGAAGATTTGACCAAGCACAAAATGGATTCAGAGCAAATTTGGATCAACGATAAAGCAACGAAACAGGTGAATGGTGCGAAAAAATCGAAGCACCGGGTTTGTGCCGTAGGTACGACTGTGATGCGGACACTCGAAAGCTCGGTGTCGACCATGGGTACCTTGAAACCGTTCGAAGGTTGGACGAACAAGTTCATCTTTCCGCCTTACGAATTTAGTGTTGCCGATTCGATGGTTTCGAATTTTCATCTGCCGCTTTCCACCTTGTTAATGATGGTAGCTGCATTCGGTGGTTACGATACGGTGATGAATGCCTATCAGGTGGCCATTAAAGAGAAATATCGCTTCGGGACTTATGGAGATGCCATGTTGATCATTTGA
- a CDS encoding GH92 family glycosyl hydrolase, whose protein sequence is MKKIIFSLLLAAGLLGQTTVSTAQNVPPGDNLVKYVSPLLGTESDFSLSNGNTYPAIAVPWGMNFWTPQTGKMGDGWSYTYQAKKIRGFRQTHQPSPWINDYAAFSIFPETGKVIIDGAKRASWFSHKAEIARPDYYRAYLADYDVVAEITPTDRAARFRFTFPQSDSSRVLIDAFDMGSMVKIIPQERKIIGYCRNNHGSVPDNFHNYFVIYFDKPFTVAGTWKDNTKLSSGSTEAEGKHVGAVITFKTTKGEQVNAKVASSFISPEQAELNLKREIGNDSFDQVKEKAYQTWNKQLNRIRVEGGTVDQYRTFYTALYRTMLFPRKFFELNANNEIVHYSPYNGKVEKGYMFTDNGFWDTFRAVFPFFTLMFPEHDSQVMQGLVNTYKESGWLPEWASPGHRDCMIGSNSASIIADAYMKGIRGFDINTLYDAILKNTKGVGPVHSVGRYGADYYNKLGYIPYNVGINENAARTLEYAYDDWCIWRLANALDRPKKEIKLFAQRAMNYKNVFDPSVDFMRGRNEDGTFQSPFRPDKWGDAFTEGCSWHYTWSVFQDPAGLAKLFGSRDKMAKRLDEVFTTRPTFDDSYYGIQIHEITEMLIANMGQYAHGNQPIQHAIYLYNYLGQPWKAQMHVRDVMDKLYTPNPDGLCGDEDNGQTSAWYVFSAIGFYPVAPGSNQYVLGSPLFKKVTLKLENGNTFTVVADNNNHKNVYIEKASLNGKTYDKNYVTHEAIEKGGELRFEMGNQPNKTRGTQPESFPYSFSDEK, encoded by the coding sequence GTGAAGAAAATTATTTTTAGTCTGCTGCTGGCTGCAGGTTTGCTTGGGCAAACAACCGTCAGTACGGCACAAAATGTGCCCCCGGGTGATAACCTGGTCAAGTATGTCAGTCCCCTGCTGGGAACCGAGTCGGATTTCTCGTTGTCGAACGGAAACACTTATCCGGCCATTGCCGTTCCGTGGGGAATGAATTTCTGGACGCCGCAAACCGGGAAAATGGGCGACGGCTGGAGCTACACGTACCAGGCCAAGAAAATCCGGGGCTTCAGGCAAACGCACCAACCAAGTCCGTGGATTAACGATTACGCGGCTTTCTCCATCTTCCCGGAAACGGGAAAAGTGATCATCGACGGGGCCAAACGTGCATCGTGGTTTTCCCACAAGGCGGAAATCGCCCGCCCTGATTATTACCGGGCCTATTTGGCCGACTACGACGTGGTGGCCGAAATCACACCAACCGATCGGGCTGCCCGTTTTCGTTTTACGTTCCCGCAATCCGACTCGTCGCGCGTGCTGATTGACGCCTTCGACATGGGCTCGATGGTGAAGATTATTCCGCAAGAGCGGAAAATCATCGGCTATTGCCGGAATAACCACGGCAGCGTACCGGATAATTTCCACAACTATTTCGTGATTTATTTCGACAAACCGTTTACCGTAGCCGGAACATGGAAAGACAATACGAAGCTTTCGTCGGGCTCAACCGAAGCCGAAGGGAAACATGTGGGCGCTGTTATTACGTTTAAAACGACAAAAGGCGAACAGGTAAACGCCAAAGTAGCTTCGAGTTTCATCAGCCCGGAACAGGCCGAACTGAATCTGAAACGGGAAATTGGTAACGATTCGTTCGACCAGGTAAAAGAAAAAGCCTACCAAACCTGGAACAAACAACTGAACCGCATCCGCGTGGAAGGCGGCACGGTTGACCAGTACCGCACGTTTTACACGGCGCTGTACCGGACCATGTTGTTCCCGCGCAAGTTTTTCGAGCTGAATGCCAACAACGAGATTGTGCATTACAGTCCGTACAACGGAAAAGTAGAGAAAGGCTACATGTTCACCGACAACGGATTCTGGGATACCTTCCGGGCCGTTTTCCCATTCTTCACCCTGATGTTTCCGGAACATGATTCGCAGGTAATGCAGGGCCTGGTCAATACTTACAAAGAAAGTGGCTGGCTACCCGAATGGGCCAGTCCGGGGCACCGTGATTGTATGATTGGTTCCAATTCGGCTTCGATTATCGCGGATGCATACATGAAGGGTATTCGGGGATTCGACATCAACACACTGTATGATGCCATCCTGAAAAACACGAAAGGGGTTGGACCGGTACATTCGGTTGGTCGCTACGGCGCCGATTATTACAACAAACTGGGCTATATTCCTTACAATGTCGGCATCAATGAAAATGCTGCCCGCACACTGGAGTATGCTTACGACGACTGGTGTATCTGGCGCCTTGCCAATGCGCTTGACCGTCCGAAGAAGGAGATAAAGCTGTTTGCTCAGCGGGCCATGAACTATAAAAACGTATTCGACCCGTCGGTGGATTTCATGCGGGGCCGGAACGAAGACGGAACATTCCAGTCGCCTTTCCGTCCCGATAAATGGGGCGATGCCTTTACCGAAGGATGCAGCTGGCATTACACCTGGTCGGTGTTCCAGGACCCGGCCGGTTTGGCAAAACTCTTTGGTAGCCGCGACAAGATGGCCAAACGCCTGGATGAAGTATTCACTACACGGCCAACGTTCGATGATTCGTATTACGGTATTCAGATTCACGAAATCACCGAAATGCTGATTGCCAATATGGGCCAGTATGCACACGGAAACCAGCCCATCCAGCATGCCATTTACCTGTACAACTACCTGGGACAACCGTGGAAAGCGCAAATGCACGTGCGCGATGTGATGGACAAGCTTTACACACCCAATCCCGACGGTTTGTGCGGTGATGAGGACAACGGGCAGACATCGGCGTGGTATGTATTTTCGGCCATTGGATTTTATCCGGTAGCGCCGGGAAGCAACCAGTATGTGCTCGGTTCGCCGCTATTTAAGAAGGTAACCCTGAAACTGGAAAACGGGAACACCTTCACGGTAGTGGCCGATAACAACAATCACAAGAATGTTTACATCGAAAAAGCATCGCTGAATGGCAAAACGTATGATAAAAATTACGTGACCCACGAAGCGATTGAAAAAGGCGGGGAACTCCGATTTGAAATGGGAAATCAGCCCAATAAAACACGGGGGACACAACCTGAATCGTTTCCCTATTCTTTTTCAGATGAGAAATAA
- a CDS encoding ABC transporter permease: MTFITAISREVKFMSDIAKQIKHSGKSWFGKLAHSPGLASRREVAMHPFRVIVDKEISDLVRSWRFKILIGIIVLTCVGSLYTALTNISHAVKPGDPDNAFFFLKLFTISDGTLPPFFVFISFLGPLLGISLGFDAINSEQNRGTLSRVMAQPIHRDYLINAKFMASITVISVMFFALGFLVMGLGMVIIGIPPTPEEFLRIVFFIVLSIFYVALWLNLSILFSIRFRQAATSALAGISVWLFFSIFYNLIVKLIARATMPPGMAPERYVVAHRNFILDLMRLSPSQLFSEATTTLLMPSVRSLGPLTMEQVHGTIPGPLPLGQSLLLVWPQLTAIIAITVVCFALSYVFFMRKEIRSR, translated from the coding sequence ATGACATTTATAACCGCTATTTCGAGGGAGGTGAAGTTCATGAGTGATATAGCAAAACAGATAAAACACTCCGGAAAATCGTGGTTCGGCAAGCTGGCCCATTCGCCGGGACTTGCATCACGCCGGGAGGTGGCCATGCATCCCTTCCGGGTGATTGTCGACAAAGAGATATCGGATTTAGTGCGTAGCTGGCGTTTCAAAATTCTGATTGGCATTATCGTGCTGACATGTGTCGGGTCGCTGTACACGGCATTGACCAACATCAGTCACGCGGTCAAACCCGGCGACCCGGACAATGCATTTTTCTTTCTGAAACTGTTCACTATTTCCGACGGAACACTGCCACCGTTCTTTGTTTTCATCAGCTTCCTGGGGCCGCTTTTGGGCATCAGCCTCGGGTTCGACGCCATCAATTCGGAGCAGAACAGGGGAACGCTGAGCCGCGTTATGGCACAACCCATTCACCGCGATTACCTGATCAACGCCAAGTTCATGGCCTCGATAACGGTCATCAGTGTGATGTTCTTTGCACTGGGATTCCTCGTTATGGGGCTTGGCATGGTCATCATCGGTATCCCGCCCACACCCGAAGAGTTTCTCCGCATCGTGTTTTTTATCGTGCTCAGCATTTTCTATGTGGCCTTGTGGCTGAATTTGTCGATCCTGTTTTCGATCCGGTTCCGGCAGGCTGCTACTTCCGCTTTGGCGGGAATTTCGGTCTGGCTCTTCTTCAGCATTTTCTACAACCTGATTGTAAAGCTGATTGCCCGGGCGACCATGCCCCCGGGAATGGCGCCGGAGCGATACGTGGTCGCTCACCGGAATTTCATTCTCGATTTGATGCGCCTGTCACCAAGCCAACTGTTCAGTGAAGCCACCACAACATTATTGATGCCATCGGTGCGCAGCCTTGGACCACTCACCATGGAACAGGTACACGGAACCATACCGGGGCCGCTTCCGTTGGGACAAAGCCTGCTGCTGGTATGGCCGCAGCTGACAGCCATTATCGCCATCACGGTAGTTTGTTTCGCACTTTCATACGTTTTCTTTATGCGAAAAGAAATTCGTTCCAGATAG